Proteins encoded together in one Oreochromis aureus strain Israel breed Guangdong linkage group 23, ZZ_aureus, whole genome shotgun sequence window:
- the cracd gene encoding capping protein inhibiting regulator of actin dynamics → METKHDMVLEVTESKGPERRRQGKFQPFRRLFGKKKKRQARGGFDGAELKTSFSTGEVCNGVTSDDESDQNLRELNPIGSRALSHDSIFIPEEPVKEAGLDHSMSQENVSDKVRNLQRQIAQGIKFGQRPPSLRRSEGDEGSSDEEEVPRSPLKVLAQVEAEPLRTEPKQVQGGQPFGPHSPPVKSPRSKRVLPLTGTIESINLDAVPQSVPRLDNAAAKHKLSVKPKNQRVSRKHRRFTQDLQEVSIPGLVQDDLEAAGVSTDDQRRASVESLESFKKQRLHAEERQEARRMRELEELRFRQEEEERKRRAEELRLRELEEERCRMQQQEEEARRLREEAEKKRLEEEERRIREEEEARRLLEEAEKKSLEEEERRIREEEEARRLLEEAERKRMEEEKRIREEEERKIREEEERRIREEEERRVREEEERRIREEEERRQEEERMRRLEEERRMREEEERRQQEEEEERRRLEEQWRKEEEDRKRQEEEERRKHEEEARRQQELEAERRRKLVEEEEQKKEEEAEKLRLWEMEEKKKKVAEEKRKMEEEEQRRMSLEEADGKFDPQEMKRRAEELRWREMEERQRPFSFKVSSGEKQILFQKVNLTPVTPASSHQSAAVACQRDGAKASSSEGPDSPNLPASPYVPHTAILVTGAQLCGTAVNLDQIKDTACKSLLGLGEDRKAQGTPPTKSKTSPERKSGKTKSLNESALTTDQSSAAVLAEWASIRSKIFKGVEEGKYSEYPEPSRSQSQSSAEEQPVFAHTNLRKTMSASAKFSITPARKKFGDSNRNSEVFGAEDKEAGDEVAPPGSPTVASPSPSSKPQNRTSKSVRIIERGSDECMFAKDLPSFLVPSSEIQSEEAELKSRVQSETEASESRVEGEEQGQDSEEKPSPFGIKLRRTNYSLRFHSEQSTEKKKKRYSAGDSFDGVPSPLTPIEPDSDASSVFSDKSSPTSPQKEGAVSKYLHASASPAFPRGKLTKSPSPTPHSEGEKVFSKPPLYRRPVTSPKPTGAAPTPPPSPLPKVVHEPPSDDSVESTMGVDPSIQEQAGRSEEPSAVAMLHRSTQSHVQGEEEPKEKRSFFPSINIPWREKADRKTELIRKEKPSLQSRHSLDSARVQEKEAGPLWITLALQKQKGFREQQQNREERRSQREAKLAEKQARERDSVTLVSPTDSKGSGNISPSSKPQTPEEPKRPESLLGKFERREHLKKANTLPSSVTVEIADSTPSPPAVKEVSKRFPSSDSPQVSTEPAWLALAKRKAKAWSDCPQIIK, encoded by the exons AGAGAAGGCGACAGGGCAAGTTCCAGCCGTTCAGACGACTGTttgggaagaagaagaaaagacagGCGAGAGGGGGCTTTGATGGAGCAGAGCTAAAAACCAGTTTTTCCACAGGGGAAGTGTGCAATGGCGTTACATCTGATGACGAGTCCGATCAAAATCTGAG GGAGTTGAATCCCATCGGATCTCGAGCTCTCTCACACGACAGCATCTTCATTCCAGAGGAACCGGTGAAGGAGGCTGGTCTAGATCACAGCATGTCCCAGGAAAACGTGTCGGATAAAGTTAGGAATCTGCAG AGGCAGATAGCACAAGGTATAAAGTTTGGCCAAAGGCCTCCTTCTCTGAGAAGAAGTGAGGGAGATGAGGGTAGCTCAGATGAGGAAGAGGTTCCGCGTAGCCCTCTGAAAGTTTTGGCCCAGGTAGAAGCCGAGCCACTAAGAACAGAGCCAAAG CAGGTCCAGGGAGGTCAGCCATTTGGACCACACAGCCCTCCTGTGAAGTCTCCAAGGTCCAAACGAGTTCTTCCACTCACCGGCACGATTGAGTCCATCAACCTTGATGCCGTCCCTCAGTCTGTTCCTCGCTTAGACAACGCCGCCGCCAAACATAAACTCTCCGTCAAGCCGAAAAACCAGAGGGTTTCCCGCAAGCACAGACGATTCACACAG GACCTCCAAGAGGTATCCATTCCTGGTTTGGTCCAAGATGACCTCGAAGCAGCTGGCGTCTCCACAGACGACCAGCGTAGAGCGTCTGTTGAGTCCCTTGAAAGCTTCAAGAAACAAAGACTCCATGCGGAGGAAAGACAGGAGGCGAGGAGGATGAGAGAGCTTGAGGAGCtgaggttcagacaggaggaagaagagaggaagaggagagcagaggagcTGAGGCTGCGTGAACTGGAGGAGGAGAGATGTCGTATGCAACAGCAGGAAGAGGAAGCAAGGAGGCTGCGCGAGgaagcagagaaaaagagactggaggaggaggaaaggaggatcagagaagaagaggaggcaaGGAGGCTGCTAGAGGAGGCAGAGAAAAAGAgcctggaggaggaggaaaggaggatcagagaagaagaggaggcaaGGAGGCTGCTAGAGGaggcagaaagaaagagaatggaagaggaaaagaggatcagagaagaggaggagaggaagatcagagaggaggaggaaaggcggatcagagaagaagaggaaaggagggtcagagaagaagaggaaaggaggatcagggaggaggaggaaaggaggCAAGAGGAAGAGCGCATGAGAAGGCTGGAGGAGGAAAGGAGGATGCGAGAAGAGGAGGAGCGTCGAcagcaggaagaagaggaagaaaggaGACGACTAGAAGAACAATggaggaaagaggaagaggacaggaagaggcaagaggaggaggaaaggaggaAGCATGAGGAAGAGGCAAGGAGGCAGCAGGAGCTTGAggctgagaggaggaggaagctggTAGAAGAAGAGGAacaaaagaaagaggaggaagcagagaaacTGAGGTTGTGGGaaatggaagaaaagaaaaaaaaggtagcagaggagaagaggaaaatggaggaagaggagcaaagAAGGATGTCATTGGAGGAGGCTGATGGGAAGTTTGACCCACAAGAGATGAAGAGGAGAGCTGAAGAGCTACGCTGGAGGGAGatggaggagagacagaggccattttcttttaaagtgtCCTCTGGTGAGAAACAGATTCTCTTCCAGAAGGTCAATCTGACGCCTGTTACACCAGCCTCCAGCCACCAGAGCGCTGCTGTCGCTTGTCAAAGAGATGGAGCAAAGGCTTCCTCCTCTGAAGGACCAGACTCCCCCAACCTGCCAGCATCTCCATATGTCCCCCATACAGCCATCCTAGTGACAGGCGCCCAGCTATGTGGGACAGCTGTCAATTTAGACCAGATCAAAGACACCGCCTGCAAGTCCCTGCTGGGTTTGGGAGAGGATAGAAAGGCCCAAGGAACACCGCCAACAAAGAGCAAGACTTCCCCAGAACGCAAGTCTGGAAAAACCAAATCACTCAATGAGTCTGCGCTCACTACCGATCAGTCCAGTGCGGCCGTCCTGGCAGAATGGGCGAGCATCAGATCAAAGATATTCAAGGGGGTAGAGGAGGGGAAGTACAGCGAGTACCCAGAGCCGAGCAGGAGCCAGTCTCAGTCCAGCGCTGAAGAACAGCCTGTGTTTGCCCACACTAACCTCAGGAAGACCATGTCTGCTAGCGCCAAGTTCTCCATCACCCCTGCAAGGAAGAAGTTTGGAGATTCAAATAGGAACTCTGAGGTGTTTGGTGCAGAAGATAAAGAAGCAGGAGATGAAGTTGCTCCACCTGGAAGCCCCACTGTAGCCTCTCCCTCTCCATCAAGTAAACCTCAGAACAGGACAAGTAAAAGTGTCCGCATCATAGAAAGAGGGTCAGATGAGTGTATGTTTGCCAAAGACCTTCCTTCTTTCCTGGTTCCCAGTTCTGAAATTCAGTCTGAAGAGGCAGAGTTGAAGAGCAGAGTTCAGAGTGAAACAGAGGCATCTGAAAGCAGAGTGGAGGGAGAGGAGCAGGGCCAGGACAGTGAGGAGAAGCCTTCTCCTTTCGGCATAAAGCTGAGGCGGACCAACTACTCTCTGCGTTTTCACAGCGAACAGTccacagagaaaaagaagaaacgcTACAGTGCTGGGGACAGCTTTGATGGCGTCCCTTCGCCTCTTACCCCCATTGAGCCAGACTCTGATGCCTCTTCTGTCTTTTCTGACAAATCAAGCCCCACGTCACCTCAGAAAGAGGGTGCGGTCAGCAAGTATTTACATGCATCTGCCTCTCCTGCTTTCCCCCGGGGTAAACTGACTAAGTCTCCCAGCCCGACTCCACACAGTGAGGGTGAGAAAGTGTTTTCCAAGCCACCGCTCTACCGCAGACCAGTGACATCACCTAAGCCTACAGGTGCAGCCCCaacacctcctccatcaccgcTACCTAAGGTAGTTCATGAGCCTCCCAGTGATGATTCAGTGGAGAGTACAATGGGTgtggatccatccatccaggaGCAAGCCGGAAGGAGTGAGGAACCTTCAGCGGTGGCAATGCTGCACAGGAGCACCCAAAGTCATGTCCAAGGGGAAGAAGAGCCGAAGGAGAAGAGATCATTCTTCCCCTCCATTAACATACCCTGGAGAGAGAaggcagacagaaagacagaactTATCAGGAAAG AAAAACCATCCCTACAGAGCAGGCACTCACTGGACAGTGCGAGGGTCCAGGAGAAGGAGGCCGGACCTTTGTGGATCACACTGGCTCTGCAGAAGCAGAAAGGCTTTAGGGAGCAGCAGCAGAACCGGGAGGAGCGTCGTAGCCAAAGAGAGGCCAAGCTTGCAGAAAAACAAGCTAGAGAGCGAGACAGT GTTACGCTGGTGAGCCCCACAGACAGCAAAGGAAGTGGAAACATCAGTCCTTCTTCTAAACCTCAGACGCCAGAGGAGCCCAAGAGACCAGAGAGCCTCCTGGGAAAATTTGAACGCCGGGAGCACCTAAAGAAGGCTAACACTCTACCGAGCTCTGTCACTG TTGAGATTGCAGACTCTACACCATCTCCACCTGCTGTCAAAGAGGTGTCAAAGCGCTTCCCCTCCAGTGACTCTCCGCAGGTTTCCACAGAGCCTGCCTGGCTCGCTCTGGCCAAACGAAAGGCCAAAGCCTGGAGCGACTGTCCTCAGATCATCAAATAA
- the aasdh gene encoding beta-alanine-activating enzyme: MSARTLQELVAAAASLHADRLAVTHSVSGKPPASLTYRDLVQLADEFSRALRKNCSPSSGVIGLYCRDDLFVPVWILGILQSSAAYVPLDPESPGLLSARVMSQCGLKYCAVQTDLLQHFQAALIKHVTVKNCVELLKFKLTLIHIEPLRVAERERGAGQTETLSVNDLSGSAVQQDDAGRRELAYVLHTSGTTGFPKTVRVPHRCILPNILHLRSLFQMRPDDVVFLASPLTFDPSVVDIFLALSSGAQLLIVPNVIKKMPNRLAELLFNDHKTTVLQVTPTLLLHFGHRILKQDVLSCSSSLRVLALGGEACPSPALLESWRHKDNKTNIYNIYGITEVSCWASCYRIPESLLQSSNLTVSSVPLGTPLMGTVVEVRDEHGCVVSEGEGQIFIGGEDRVCLLDDEDTVVPGTMRATGDWVNVKDGQLHYLGRRDRMIKRNGKRVNLDSLQQVLLSLPQVEACAVGLHQGFRLLAFVVASTSGHQKAASTSASVQQRAEQIPSACAFGEHAENQPSSVSPPLEESGGADGDLKKLILSQLSLLLPAHSVPDTLVLVPALCLTAHGKVNMEALVRVYEKQRQCLESSQRNCSELRQILQTLWRDTLNLAVDVTIDEKSNFLFSGGDSLKALHLCEDILAAVGVTSPELLEVILDGTFSDIMNHVARARGILEHENSQSTLSQAKRRHDESTSQVLEKRVRKDWTATESLQVEKQAVKVIRRGGEVIEMNIRYTEDDKTVQNQLLGERESCGEADLGLSLSWSSDTGRCVDASPVLLVQNRADHRSNLFKATVFIGSHSHRIQAVDVATGNLMWERVLGDRIEGSAAVSRCGSLVVIGCYDGCVYFLCTETGNTQWVFETGDAVKSCPAVDPLTGLVVVGSHDGHVYALNSEVRKCVWKCHCGGGAVFSSPRLHPSRRQVYAASLGGHLLCLSIDSGDVLWSYCRDTPFFSSPNCFSEHVVIGSVDGHICCFSNMGKLLWQFLTKGPVFSSPSITSDQKRLLCGSHDGCLYCLNCADGSLVWTFQTTGKVYSTPFVFDGSAVGRRGSLVGLASTDGTVWILDGKDGRMLASHTLPGELFSSPVVWERSLLVGCRNDYVYCLSLSVKKET, translated from the exons ATGTCTGCTCGGACGCTGCAGGAGCTTGTCGCCGCCGCTGCCTCCTTGCACGCCGACAGGCTGGCTGTGACACACTCGGTGTCCGGGAAACCACCGGCGTCCCTGACCTACAGAGACCTGGTTCAACTCGCCGATGAATTTTCTCGTGCTCTGCGAAAGAACTGTTCTCCTAGCAGCGGGGTGATCGGGCTTTACTGCAGAGATGATTTGTTTGTACCTGTCTGGATTTTGGG GATCTTGCAGTCCTCTGCTGCTTACGTCCCACTGGACCCAGAATCTCCTGGACTTCTCTCTGCCAGAGTCATGAGCCAATGTGGCCTCAAGTACTGTGCTGTACAAACCGACCTCCTGCAG CATTTTCAGGCAGCTCTCATCAAACACGTAACTGTGAAAAATTGTGTTGAGCTGCTCAAGTTCAAACTGACTCTGATTCACATTGAGCCGCTGCGAGTCGCTGAGCGTGAACGAGGAGCAGGACAAACTGAAACTCTATCAGTAAATGATCTCAGCGGTTCCGCTGTGCAGCAAGACGATGCTGGGCGCAGAGAGTTGGCGTATGTGCTGCACACATCGGGAACAACAGGCTTTCCAAAGACTGTGAGGGTACCACACAGGTGTATACTTCCCAACATACTGCATCTGAG ATCTTTGTTTCAGATGAGGCCAGATGATGTGGTTTTCCTCGCCTCACCTTTAACCTTTGATCCCTCAGTGGTGGACATTTTTCTCGCCTTATCATCTGGGGCTCAACTCCTCATTGTCCCTAATGTGATTAAGAAAATGCCCAATCGACTAGCTGAGCTGTTGTTCAACGATCACAAGACGACTGTCCTCCAG GTCACGCCCACTCTACTGTTGCACTTCGGCCATCGTATTCTAAAACAGGACGTGCTGTCGTGCAGCTCTTCGCTGCGGGTGTTGGCTCTGGGTGGAGAAGCCTGCCCGTCGCCCGCTCTGCTGGAGAGCTGGAGACATAAGGACAATAAAACCAACATCTACAACATCTATGGGATCACTGAGGTTTCCTGCTGGGCCAGCTGTTACAGAATACCAGAGTCTCTGCTGCAGTCAAGCAACCT CACGGTGTCTTCTGTGCCTCTCGGGACTCCTCTGATGGGCACAGTGGTGGAAGTCAGAGATGAACATGGCTGTGTTGTTTCAGAGGGTGAAGGACAGATCTTCATAG GCGGAGAGGACCGAGTGTGTCTCTTGGATGATGAGGACACTGTTGTCCCTGGGACGATGAGAGCTACAGGAGACTGGGTGAATGTTAAAGATGGACAGCTGCACTACCTGGGACGGAGAGACCGAATGATCAAACGCAATGGAAAACGAGTGAACTTAGACAGCCTGCAGCAA GTCCTGCTGAGTCTCCCTCAGGTGGAAGCCTGTGCTGTGGGTCTGCACCAAGGATTTCGACTTCTCGCCTTTGTCGTGGCATCCACATCTGGACACCAGAAGGCAGCTTCCACCTCCGCGTCTGTACAGCAACGTGCAGAACAAATTCCCTCTGCTTGTGCTTTTGGTGAGCATGCTGAGAACCAACCCTCTTCTGTCAGCCCCCCCCTGGAGGAGTCAGGCGGTGCAGACGGAGATCTGAAGAAGCTCATTCTGAGCCAGCTGtctctgctgctgcctgctcACAGCGTTCCTGACACGCTGGTGCTCGTCCCGGCTTTATGCCTGACTGCTCATG GCAAAGTCAACATGGAGGCATTAGTCAGAGTGTATGAAAAACAGAGACAGTGTTTAGAGTCTTCACAGAGAAATTGCAGTGAACTGAGGCAAATTCTTCAGACTCTGTGGCGg GATACTCTAAATCTTGCTGTAGATGTTACCATTGACGAGAAGTCCAACTTCCTGTTCAGTGGAGGAGATTCTCTGAAGGCTCTGCATCTCTGTGAAGACATCCTCGCTGCTGTGGGAGTGACCTCACCAGAGCTCCTGGAGGTTATACTTGATGGGACCTTCTCTGACATCATGAATCATGTTGCCAGAGCAAGGGGCATTTTGGAGCATGAGAACAGCCAGTCAACGCTGTCTCAGGCCAAGAGACGGCACGACGAATCCACGTCTCAGGTTCTAGAAAAGAGAGTGCGCAAAGACTGGACAGCAACTGAGAGTCTGCAGGTGGAGAAACAGGCTGTGAAAGTTATAAGGAGAGGGGGCGAGGTGATAGAGATGAACATCAGATATACAGAAGATGATAAAACAGTGCAGAATCAACTTCTTGGAGAAAGGGAGTCTTGTGGAGAAGCTGATTTGGGCCTCAGTCTGAGCTGGTCCTCGGACACAGGCAGATGTGTGGACGCCTCCCCGGTGCTTCTAGTACAAAACAGAGCTGATCACAGGTCAAATTTGTTCAAAGCAACAGTGTTTATTGGCTCACACTCCCACAGGATCCAGGCTGTAGACGTCGCCACCGGAAACCTAATGTGGGAGCGAGTTCTTGGAGACAGAATCGAGGGCTCTGCTGCCGTGTCTCGCTGTGGTTCTCTCGTTGTAATAG GATGTTATGacggctgtgtgtattttttatgcacTGAAACTGGAAATACACAGTGGGTGTTTGAGACGGGAGATGCCGTGAAGAGCTGTCCTGCTGTGGATCCTCTTACTGGTCTGGTGGTAGTGGGCTCACACGATGGGCATGTTTACGCCCTAAACTCAGAG gtTCGGAAGTGTGTTTGGAAGTGTCACTGTGGTGGAGGAGCTGTGTTTTCTTCTCCACGTCTTCACCCATCACGCCGTCAGGTGTATGCGGCTTCACTGGGAGGACACCTGCTCTGTCTCAGCATC GACAGTGGAGATGTCTTGTGGTCTTACTGCAGAGACACTCCTTTCTTCTCCTCACCAAACTGCTTCTCTGAGCACGTTGTGATCGGCTCGGTTGATGGACACATCTGCTGCTTCAGCAACATGGGGAAACTT CTGTGGCAGTTTCTAACAAAGGGTCCAGTTTTCTCCTCTCCAAGCATCACGTCAGACCAGAAGAGACTTCTGTGTGGATCACATGACGGTTGCCTGTACTGTTTGAATTGTGCAGATGGCTCTTTGGTTTGGACTTTTCAGACGACAGGCAAGGTGTACTCCACCCCATTTGTGTTTGACGGCTCAGCTGTGGGGAGAAGGGGTTCACTGGTGGGCCTGGCCTCCACTGACGGCACAGTCTGGATCCTAGATGGAAAAGACGGACGAATGTTGGCCTCGCATACTCTCCCCGGGGAGCTGTTTTCATCCCCGGTGGTGTGGGAAAGGTCACTCCTAGTCGGATGTCGTAATGACTATGTGTATTGTCTAAGTCTGAgtgtaaaaaaggaaacatag
- the si:dkeyp-117h8.4 gene encoding uncharacterized protein si:dkeyp-117h8.4 isoform X1: MDELVKTQLHKNSSTFKLSLDRIIDKYSKLQYQDAGVEVDLDDISPTKLDSYMTLSKKKVISLQLKSSTDFREESLRAHDTTGGSQLDLSSDTSTQLSMEDNGMTRRDVTQLTVSSLDESQRNFSNVDLQPEDQDEELEMSLRSHGSSWVELYPSMISRIKRAWDRQHVSTAADFVLRRYRRWRQQSNRNNLNNTFVVPLRHTNSKPKKMTTRAFPEKSSSRPMKEQFTRTKTPPLQTVTCPRDGHEMHRSPDREENLMSRHQHKPVLVMDFSASSVSFKPKEIPLNKTFTVSQLSPRKQTQLEDQASAYSVSPSRPCAKASEERSCLSLLETAGSSILAPEFTAAIQRPDIYGSPVRQEGSSFRDRSPLKARVVTSLGRSPHSFSRSPSEYSMTSREPMRPRSLTASLFSPTKRPVLPLKMLYSQNSKQSFLPHSTQSATAAGGHRRLVRHLSFDSVLPSSPGSCSPKQVDEDFMKLYHKFVCQNKSTFFNGPPCRLCARSSEASRGHSSSALAALALSPHRSVLRKRHRDLDWNSHPQSKRFRDVYCTYSPGSKRHSREMLRQGLSLSELELPRGGSSSKHSMFQRFSSQQSPAHEEHMEAESAADFSGMGSSLESKMTCSYSPRKWR; encoded by the exons ATGGATGAGCTTGTAAAGACACAATTACATAAAAACAGTTCAACGTTCAAACTTTCCCTGGATCGAATCATAGACAAG TATTCAAAACTTCAGTACCAGGACGCGGGGGTAGAGGTTGATCTCGACGATATAAGCCCAACAA AGCTTGACAGCTACATGACGTTGTCTAAAAAGAAGGTGATCTCACTGCAACTGAAG AGCTCGACAGATTTCAGAGAGGAGTCACTAAGAG CACATGACACCACAGGAGGCTCTCAG CTGGACTTGTCATCTGATACCAGCACCCAGCTGTCTATGGAAGATAATG GGATGACTAGAAGGGATGTGACTCAGCTGACTGTGAGCTCACTGGATGAGAGTCAGAGAAACTTTTCCAACGTGGACCTTCAACCTGAAGACCAAGATGAGGAGCTGGAAATGTCTCTTAGAAGTCATGGCAGTTCCTGGGTGGAGCTCTATCCAAGCATGATTAGTCGGATAAAGAGGGCCTGGGATCGGCAGCATGTCTCTACAGCCGCTGATTTTGTGCTGAGGAGGTACCGCAGATGGCGTCAGCAATCAAATAGAAATAACCTCAACAACACCTTTGTCGTCCCACttagacacacaaacagcaaaccaAAGAAGATGACCACAAGAGCATTTCCAGAGAAAAGCTCCAGCAGGCCTATGAAAGAGCAATTCACGAGGACCAAAACACCACCTTTACAGACTGTGACCTGTCCTCGAGACGGGCACGAAATGCACCGATCTCCTGATAGGGAGGAAAACCTTATGAGCAGGCACCAGCATAAGCCTGTCCTTGTAATGGACTTCTCTGCTTCCTCTGTGTCCTTTAAACCAAAAGAGATACCATTAAACAAGACTTTCACTGTGTCTCAGCTGTCCCCTCGTAAACAAACCCAGCTGGAAGACCAGGCCTCTGCCTATAGCGTCAGTCCTTCACGACCTTGTGCTAAAGCCTCTGAGGAAAGATCGTGTCTTTCTCTATTAGAGACAGCTGGGAGCTCCATCCTTGCACCAGAATTCACTGCTGCAATACAGAGACCTGATATCTATGGCTCCCCAGTCAGGCAGGAGGGGTCGAGCTTTAGAGACAGGAGTCCCCTAAAAGCAAGAGTGGTGACCAGCCTAGGAAGATCACCTCATTCATTTTCCAGAAGCCCCAGTGAATATTCTATGACTTCCAGAGAGCCTATGAGGCCCAGGTCACTCACCGCCTCTCTGTTTTCCCCGACAAAAAGGCCTGTTTTGCCACTGAAGATGCTTTACTCTCAAAACTCTAAGCAGTCCTTCCTGCCACACTCAACGCAGTCAGCCACAGCAGCAGGGGGTCATCGCAGGCTCGTACGACACCTCTCCTTTGATTCTGTCCTGCCTTCGTCCCCGGGCTCGTGCTCGCCAAAACAAGTTGATGAGGATTTCATGAAACTTTACCACAAGTTTGTGTGCCAGAACAAGTCGACTTTCTTTAATGGCCCTCCATGCCGTCTCTGTGCTAGAAGCTCTGAGGCCAGCAGAGGTCACTCTTCGTCAGCTCTGGCTGCTCTTGCACTGTCACCGCACCGGTCTGTCCTGAGGAAACGCCACAGGGACCTAGACTGGAACAGCCATCCACAGTCCAAACGCTTCAGGGATGTGTATTGCACATACTCCCCAGGGTCCAAACGCCACAGCAGAGAGATGCTAAGGCAGGGTCTCTCTTTGTCTGAACTGGAGCTACCTCGTGGTGGTAGCTCCAGTAAGCACAGCATGTTTCAAAGGTTCAGCAGCCAGCAGTCTCCAGCACATGAGGAACATATGGAGGCTGAATCTGCAGCGGATTTTTCTGGCATGG GAAGTTCACTAGAGAGCAAAATGACCTGTAGCTACTCTCCCAG AAAATGGCGATGA
- the si:dkeyp-117h8.4 gene encoding uncharacterized protein si:dkeyp-117h8.4 isoform X2, protein MEDNGMTRRDVTQLTVSSLDESQRNFSNVDLQPEDQDEELEMSLRSHGSSWVELYPSMISRIKRAWDRQHVSTAADFVLRRYRRWRQQSNRNNLNNTFVVPLRHTNSKPKKMTTRAFPEKSSSRPMKEQFTRTKTPPLQTVTCPRDGHEMHRSPDREENLMSRHQHKPVLVMDFSASSVSFKPKEIPLNKTFTVSQLSPRKQTQLEDQASAYSVSPSRPCAKASEERSCLSLLETAGSSILAPEFTAAIQRPDIYGSPVRQEGSSFRDRSPLKARVVTSLGRSPHSFSRSPSEYSMTSREPMRPRSLTASLFSPTKRPVLPLKMLYSQNSKQSFLPHSTQSATAAGGHRRLVRHLSFDSVLPSSPGSCSPKQVDEDFMKLYHKFVCQNKSTFFNGPPCRLCARSSEASRGHSSSALAALALSPHRSVLRKRHRDLDWNSHPQSKRFRDVYCTYSPGSKRHSREMLRQGLSLSELELPRGGSSSKHSMFQRFSSQQSPAHEEHMEAESAADFSGMGSSLESKMTCSYSPRKWR, encoded by the exons ATGGAAGATAATG GGATGACTAGAAGGGATGTGACTCAGCTGACTGTGAGCTCACTGGATGAGAGTCAGAGAAACTTTTCCAACGTGGACCTTCAACCTGAAGACCAAGATGAGGAGCTGGAAATGTCTCTTAGAAGTCATGGCAGTTCCTGGGTGGAGCTCTATCCAAGCATGATTAGTCGGATAAAGAGGGCCTGGGATCGGCAGCATGTCTCTACAGCCGCTGATTTTGTGCTGAGGAGGTACCGCAGATGGCGTCAGCAATCAAATAGAAATAACCTCAACAACACCTTTGTCGTCCCACttagacacacaaacagcaaaccaAAGAAGATGACCACAAGAGCATTTCCAGAGAAAAGCTCCAGCAGGCCTATGAAAGAGCAATTCACGAGGACCAAAACACCACCTTTACAGACTGTGACCTGTCCTCGAGACGGGCACGAAATGCACCGATCTCCTGATAGGGAGGAAAACCTTATGAGCAGGCACCAGCATAAGCCTGTCCTTGTAATGGACTTCTCTGCTTCCTCTGTGTCCTTTAAACCAAAAGAGATACCATTAAACAAGACTTTCACTGTGTCTCAGCTGTCCCCTCGTAAACAAACCCAGCTGGAAGACCAGGCCTCTGCCTATAGCGTCAGTCCTTCACGACCTTGTGCTAAAGCCTCTGAGGAAAGATCGTGTCTTTCTCTATTAGAGACAGCTGGGAGCTCCATCCTTGCACCAGAATTCACTGCTGCAATACAGAGACCTGATATCTATGGCTCCCCAGTCAGGCAGGAGGGGTCGAGCTTTAGAGACAGGAGTCCCCTAAAAGCAAGAGTGGTGACCAGCCTAGGAAGATCACCTCATTCATTTTCCAGAAGCCCCAGTGAATATTCTATGACTTCCAGAGAGCCTATGAGGCCCAGGTCACTCACCGCCTCTCTGTTTTCCCCGACAAAAAGGCCTGTTTTGCCACTGAAGATGCTTTACTCTCAAAACTCTAAGCAGTCCTTCCTGCCACACTCAACGCAGTCAGCCACAGCAGCAGGGGGTCATCGCAGGCTCGTACGACACCTCTCCTTTGATTCTGTCCTGCCTTCGTCCCCGGGCTCGTGCTCGCCAAAACAAGTTGATGAGGATTTCATGAAACTTTACCACAAGTTTGTGTGCCAGAACAAGTCGACTTTCTTTAATGGCCCTCCATGCCGTCTCTGTGCTAGAAGCTCTGAGGCCAGCAGAGGTCACTCTTCGTCAGCTCTGGCTGCTCTTGCACTGTCACCGCACCGGTCTGTCCTGAGGAAACGCCACAGGGACCTAGACTGGAACAGCCATCCACAGTCCAAACGCTTCAGGGATGTGTATTGCACATACTCCCCAGGGTCCAAACGCCACAGCAGAGAGATGCTAAGGCAGGGTCTCTCTTTGTCTGAACTGGAGCTACCTCGTGGTGGTAGCTCCAGTAAGCACAGCATGTTTCAAAGGTTCAGCAGCCAGCAGTCTCCAGCACATGAGGAACATATGGAGGCTGAATCTGCAGCGGATTTTTCTGGCATGG GAAGTTCACTAGAGAGCAAAATGACCTGTAGCTACTCTCCCAG AAAATGGCGATGA